A DNA window from Dehalococcoidia bacterium contains the following coding sequences:
- a CDS encoding DUF1926 domain-containing protein codes for MKRIALGLAIHSHQPVGNFPSVLERAYAQAYLPLLDALERHPTIRVSLHYSGPLLDWLLAERPDFVRGVAELARRGQVEMMTGGYYEPVLPAVPDVDKVGQVRKMTRAVRRHFGARASGLWLAERVWEPGLPAPLAQAGVGWTVVDDAHFEMVGLDEADLFGYYLTEEQGYVLKLFASSKRLRYMIPWRDVDEVIAYLRSEATEDGAKIAVMGDDGEKLGLWPGTRDHCWTNGWVERFFTALEQNAEWLQTVRLGDWAAAQPPLGRAYLPAASYSEMMEWALPARKSEEFARLTHALEAEGRKDVLAYMRGGFWRVFLAKYSEANLLHKKMLRVHAKVHLARALGLGRDALDDLWKGQCNCPYWHGVFGGLYLADVRSANYRHLLRAESAADRVLQQSSSWLEVEESDYDCDGHEELLVESRALGLYLRPAEGGSLCEWDLRGRDWNVQSTVARRPEAYHTALREALRQEAEKPAVRVETIHAGLRVKDMGGRVDLDYDRHPRYSLIDHVLPEDTTLEDFARCRYQELGDFAAGVYRATRRRGKRDLIIALERRGRVLIQGRVQPLHIRKELRVRPDSAAWRVIYRVSNAGDATLRALFAPEWNLNMLAGGCNPLATFETLPGGAKDALDGRSATDGVEQVVVQNSGLGVRLRLSFGASVRLWRFSVESVSNSEAGVERLYQGTCLAPLFPLDLAPGVSVTFEMGWASEGVK; via the coding sequence ATGAAGCGTATCGCCCTCGGCCTGGCCATCCACAGCCACCAACCCGTCGGGAACTTCCCCTCCGTGCTCGAGCGGGCGTATGCCCAGGCGTACCTGCCTCTTCTGGATGCGCTGGAGCGCCACCCCACTATCCGGGTCTCCTTGCACTACAGCGGGCCGCTGCTGGACTGGCTGCTCGCCGAGCGCCCCGACTTCGTCCGCGGGGTCGCGGAGCTGGCGCGCCGCGGTCAGGTGGAGATGATGACCGGCGGTTACTACGAGCCTGTTCTGCCCGCCGTCCCGGACGTGGACAAGGTGGGGCAGGTGCGGAAGATGACGCGGGCGGTGCGGCGGCATTTCGGCGCGCGCGCCTCCGGCCTGTGGCTCGCCGAGCGCGTCTGGGAGCCGGGCCTGCCCGCTCCGCTGGCGCAGGCGGGCGTCGGGTGGACAGTAGTGGACGACGCGCATTTCGAGATGGTGGGCCTGGATGAGGCGGACCTCTTCGGCTACTACCTGACGGAGGAGCAAGGCTACGTCCTCAAGCTCTTCGCGTCCAGCAAGCGCCTGCGTTACATGATCCCCTGGCGGGACGTGGACGAAGTCATCGCCTATCTGCGTTCAGAGGCGACGGAGGACGGCGCGAAGATAGCGGTGATGGGAGACGACGGCGAAAAGCTTGGCCTCTGGCCCGGCACGCGCGACCACTGCTGGACTAACGGCTGGGTGGAACGCTTCTTCACCGCGCTGGAGCAGAATGCGGAGTGGCTTCAGACGGTCCGCCTGGGGGACTGGGCCGCCGCGCAGCCGCCACTCGGCAGGGCCTACCTGCCCGCCGCTTCCTACTCCGAGATGATGGAGTGGGCGCTGCCCGCGCGGAAGTCGGAGGAGTTCGCCCGCCTGACGCATGCTCTGGAGGCGGAGGGCCGCAAGGACGTCCTCGCATACATGCGCGGCGGCTTCTGGCGGGTGTTCCTGGCGAAATACTCCGAGGCCAACCTTCTGCATAAGAAGATGCTCCGCGTGCATGCCAAGGTGCACCTGGCCCGTGCGCTCGGATTGGGGAGGGATGCGCTGGACGACCTGTGGAAGGGCCAATGCAACTGTCCCTACTGGCACGGCGTCTTCGGCGGGCTTTACCTTGCGGACGTTCGCTCGGCCAACTACCGCCACCTGCTGCGCGCGGAGTCCGCCGCCGACCGCGTCCTTCAGCAGTCCTCGTCGTGGCTGGAGGTGGAGGAGAGCGACTACGATTGCGACGGCCACGAAGAGCTTCTGGTGGAGTCGCGCGCGCTGGGCCTCTACCTGCGCCCCGCCGAGGGCGGCAGCCTTTGCGAGTGGGACCTGCGCGGCAGAGATTGGAACGTTCAGAGCACCGTGGCGCGGCGTCCGGAGGCCTATCACACAGCGCTTCGAGAGGCGCTGCGCCAGGAGGCCGAGAAGCCCGCCGTCCGGGTGGAGACCATCCACGCGGGCCTGCGCGTCAAGGACATGGGCGGGCGCGTGGATCTGGACTATGACCGCCACCCGCGCTACAGCCTTATTGACCACGTTTTGCCGGAGGACACCACGCTGGAGGACTTTGCCCGCTGCCGGTACCAGGAGTTGGGGGACTTCGCCGCGGGCGTCTATCGCGCGACGCGACGCCGGGGCAAGAGAGATCTGATCATCGCGCTGGAACGAAGGGGCCGCGTTCTTATCCAGGGCCGGGTACAGCCGCTGCATATCCGTAAGGAGCTGCGTGTGCGGCCCGACTCCGCGGCGTGGCGCGTTATCTATCGCGTGAGCAACGCCGGCGACGCGACTTTGCGCGCCCTGTTCGCGCCGGAGTGGAACCTGAACATGCTGGCGGGCGGATGCAACCCTCTCGCCACCTTTGAGACGCTGCCCGGCGGCGCGAAGGACGCACTGGATGGCCGGAGTGCCACTGACGGAGTGGAGCAGGTCGTCGTGCAGAACTCAGGGCTGGGCGTGCGTCTGCGGCTGAGCTTCGGCGCGAGTGTCCGGCTGTGGCGCTTCTCCGTGGAGAGCGTCTCTAATTCGGAGGCGGGCGTGGAACGGCTGTACCAGGGGACGTGCCTGGCGCCCCTGTTCCCTCTGGACCTGGCGCCTGGCGTCTCCGTGACCTTCGAGATGGGCTGGGCATCTGAAGGTGTAAAATAG
- a CDS encoding twin-arginine translocation signal domain-containing protein — MGLTRREVLKGLGAGAVAGMGALYSIPRVFASEKTSNANIIIAAPNASPDFFSKADYVCGGGFHNETFSKALKQAADENKGIVLSDGEFLVEKLIDYPRSNMSFVGQGWKTKLKYVGANTTEDTGILQNQTDIPAVNCAFGNFMMDLGGKVNIIGLRPRSLQKSYTLPIYITNGAPWVLGMQCSGTAKGGEFSGNYFGPIWIDNMGWNFEVRGEGQEAATRNNFFQFISSRNIVYGGIVVNTFADNNYFDYSYTHLAKSGDPKYEPTEDDGPFPVGISFHETGAPLVLDCNDNVVNFLVVEAASDIAMKAAVWFAGLSLRNTVRSLSIRGSYKKVIQNDFPNNPKLTYEVYNAPALTYYRYGMDKTTA, encoded by the coding sequence ATGGGTTTGACTCGCAGAGAAGTGCTCAAAGGTCTCGGCGCGGGTGCCGTTGCTGGGATGGGGGCGCTGTATTCTATTCCCCGGGTATTCGCCTCGGAAAAAACCTCCAACGCCAACATTATCATTGCAGCCCCCAATGCCTCTCCCGACTTTTTCTCCAAGGCCGACTATGTTTGCGGGGGTGGATTCCACAATGAGACCTTCAGCAAGGCTCTCAAGCAGGCGGCGGATGAGAATAAGGGTATTGTTCTCAGTGACGGCGAATTCCTTGTGGAAAAGCTGATTGACTATCCACGTAGCAACATGAGCTTTGTGGGTCAGGGATGGAAAACAAAGCTCAAATATGTGGGAGCGAACACAACTGAAGACACTGGGATACTACAAAACCAGACTGACATTCCTGCTGTAAACTGTGCCTTTGGGAACTTCATGATGGACCTGGGTGGAAAGGTCAACATCATCGGTTTGCGGCCCCGAAGCCTGCAAAAAAGCTATACGCTGCCCATTTATATTACCAACGGGGCGCCGTGGGTACTTGGGATGCAGTGTTCCGGGACGGCCAAAGGGGGTGAGTTTTCGGGTAACTACTTTGGACCCATCTGGATTGACAATATGGGGTGGAACTTTGAGGTAAGAGGAGAAGGCCAGGAAGCCGCCACAAGAAACAACTTCTTTCAGTTCATCAGTAGTAGGAACATAGTGTATGGTGGCATCGTAGTCAATACGTTTGCTGATAACAACTACTTTGACTACTCGTACACTCACCTTGCCAAGTCGGGTGATCCGAAGTACGAGCCTACGGAGGACGATGGCCCCTTTCCAGTAGGAATATCGTTCCATGAGACAGGCGCTCCTCTTGTGCTTGACTGTAATGATAACGTGGTGAACTTTCTTGTTGTTGAGGCCGCCAGTGACATCGCTATGAAGGCCGCCGTCTGGTTTGCGGGCCTATCATTGAGGAACACAGTCAGGAGCCTCTCCATTAGAGGTAGCTATAAGAAAGTTATCCAGAACGATTTTCCTAACAATCCCAAGTTGACCTATGAGGTCTACAACGCGCCTGCTCTGACCTATTATCGGTATGGAATGGACAAGACTACTGCTTAG
- a CDS encoding glycogen/starch synthase: MAVPHLKVFFVVAEAVPYAKVGGLADVAGALPKALARMGHDVRLVLPRYSSIDEARFKLSARAEFAVTYRGQRTKVGLREILGGNGIPVYFIESPPQFQRPTIYGQPDDLDRFAFFALAALEAPRAIGWQPDVVHAHDWHSALAVARLRATRAGPRPATVLTMHNVQYQGNFGPEWPGQAIPDAGTLGLDRVLAGGGNHSMLALGVANADAVNTVSETYAREILTPEYGYGMERLLQSRGDRLCGIINGIDYQELDPATDPALPVHYSAERSAPRAMNKDALQRRAGLPLKAEIPILGMVTRLADQKGLDILAQALPAVLEMDVQFVLLGTGQPEYHKLMREVADRHKDKAAFVEGFDPSMAQLIYAGCDVFLMPSRFEPCGLGQLIALRYGAIPLARRTGGLADTVQDCGESLDRGNGFVFERYDAGDLLACIRRAAQAYQKREAWRQLMVKGMRLDFSWDASARKYVDLYGRALEWASEDRGGAAQ, from the coding sequence GTGGCTGTTCCACATCTTAAAGTATTCTTTGTTGTGGCGGAGGCGGTGCCTTACGCCAAAGTCGGCGGTCTGGCGGACGTAGCGGGCGCGTTGCCCAAGGCGCTGGCCCGCATGGGCCACGACGTGCGCCTGGTGCTGCCGCGCTACTCGAGCATTGACGAGGCCCGGTTCAAGCTCAGCGCGCGAGCCGAGTTTGCCGTGACGTACCGGGGGCAGCGGACGAAGGTAGGGCTTCGAGAGATCCTGGGCGGCAACGGCATACCGGTGTACTTCATCGAAAGCCCGCCGCAATTCCAGAGGCCCACTATCTACGGCCAGCCCGATGATCTGGACCGCTTCGCCTTCTTCGCGTTGGCCGCTCTGGAGGCGCCGCGGGCTATTGGCTGGCAACCGGACGTAGTGCACGCGCATGACTGGCACTCGGCGCTGGCGGTGGCCCGCCTGAGGGCCACGCGCGCGGGGCCGCGACCCGCCACGGTGCTGACCATGCACAACGTCCAGTACCAGGGCAACTTCGGGCCGGAGTGGCCGGGGCAAGCGATTCCGGACGCCGGAACGCTGGGGCTGGACCGTGTCCTGGCCGGCGGCGGCAACCACTCTATGCTGGCCCTGGGCGTCGCCAACGCGGACGCGGTCAACACCGTGAGCGAGACGTACGCCCGCGAGATACTGACGCCGGAGTACGGCTACGGGATGGAGCGGCTGCTGCAAAGTCGGGGGGACAGGCTGTGCGGCATCATCAACGGCATTGACTACCAGGAGCTTGACCCTGCCACTGACCCGGCCCTGCCCGTCCATTACAGCGCGGAGCGCAGCGCGCCTCGCGCCATGAACAAGGATGCTCTCCAGCGCCGCGCCGGTCTGCCGCTGAAGGCGGAAATCCCCATCCTGGGCATGGTCACGCGGCTGGCCGACCAGAAGGGGCTGGACATCCTGGCGCAGGCGCTGCCAGCAGTGCTGGAGATGGACGTGCAGTTCGTCCTCCTGGGCACGGGCCAGCCCGAATACCACAAGCTGATGCGAGAGGTCGCCGACCGGCATAAGGACAAGGCGGCCTTTGTCGAAGGGTTCGACCCGTCTATGGCCCAGCTCATCTACGCGGGGTGCGACGTCTTCCTTATGCCCTCCCGTTTCGAGCCGTGCGGGCTGGGACAACTCATCGCGCTGCGCTACGGCGCCATCCCGCTGGCGCGCCGGACGGGCGGCCTGGCGGACACGGTGCAGGACTGCGGTGAGTCGCTCGACAGGGGCAATGGCTTCGTCTTCGAGCGGTACGACGCGGGTGACCTGCTCGCTTGCATCCGCCGCGCGGCCCAGGCCTACCAGAAGCGCGAGGCCTGGCGGCAACTGATGGTGAAGGGCATGCGTCTGGACTTCTCCTGGGATGCCTCGGCGCGGAAGTACGTGGACCTGTACGGCAGAGCGCTGGAGTGGGCTTCCGAGGACCGCGGAGGCGCGGCGCAGTGA
- a CDS encoding glucose-1-phosphate adenylyltransferase, translating to MNKVLALILAGGQGDRLSILSEERAKPAVIFAGKYRIIDFTLSNCVNSGISNVGVLTQYRPRSLNDHIGIGRPWNLDRERGGVHLLQPYMGRKASDWYKGTADAVFQNLSFVQEMDAEEVLVLAGDHIYTMRYDGMIADHRLTEADVTIGAIEVPIEEASRFGIISLNDDDAVVGFDEKPARPKSNLASMGIYIFRREALLEALTADAQNKTSSHDFGKDVVAAMMKRYRVYGYRYKGYWRDVGTVDSYFKASMELLQSAPPLDLWGPADTVFTRSSERAPAKFLATSQVSQSLISHGCIVRGAVRRSVLSPGVVVEEGAVVEDSIVFDDTVVQRDAALHRSIVDKEVVVGAGARVGHGDDMTPNQDEPTHLFSGITLVGKRARIPPNETIGRNCKVMPGARESDFPGPSVQSGATVEARTQTSPFRV from the coding sequence ATGAACAAGGTGCTGGCCCTCATACTGGCGGGCGGACAGGGCGACCGCCTGAGCATTCTTTCTGAGGAGCGGGCCAAGCCCGCGGTCATCTTTGCGGGCAAGTACCGCATCATCGATTTCACCCTGTCGAACTGCGTCAACTCCGGCATCTCCAACGTGGGCGTTCTCACTCAGTACCGTCCTCGCTCCTTGAACGACCACATAGGCATCGGCAGGCCGTGGAACCTGGACAGGGAACGCGGCGGCGTCCACCTGCTCCAACCCTACATGGGCCGCAAGGCGTCCGACTGGTACAAGGGCACCGCGGACGCCGTGTTTCAGAACCTGTCCTTCGTGCAGGAGATGGACGCGGAAGAGGTCCTGGTCCTGGCGGGGGACCACATCTACACCATGCGCTACGACGGCATGATCGCCGACCACCGGCTGACGGAGGCCGACGTGACCATAGGCGCTATCGAGGTTCCTATCGAAGAGGCCTCGCGCTTCGGCATCATCTCTCTGAACGATGACGATGCGGTGGTTGGGTTCGACGAGAAGCCCGCCCGACCCAAGAGCAATCTCGCGTCAATGGGCATTTACATCTTCCGAAGGGAGGCCCTGCTGGAGGCGCTGACGGCGGACGCCCAGAACAAGACCTCCAGCCATGACTTCGGCAAGGACGTCGTCGCCGCCATGATGAAGCGGTACCGCGTGTACGGCTACCGCTACAAGGGCTACTGGCGGGACGTGGGCACGGTGGACTCATACTTCAAGGCGAGCATGGAGCTGCTCCAGAGCGCGCCGCCCCTGGACCTCTGGGGGCCAGCCGACACCGTGTTCACCCGTTCCAGCGAGCGCGCGCCCGCCAAGTTCCTGGCCACGTCCCAAGTATCCCAGAGCCTTATCAGTCACGGCTGCATTGTGCGAGGCGCGGTGCGGCGGTCGGTGCTGTCGCCGGGCGTGGTGGTGGAGGAGGGCGCCGTCGTGGAGGACAGCATCGTGTTCGACGACACGGTGGTCCAGCGGGACGCCGCGCTGCACCGGAGCATCGTGGACAAGGAGGTCGTGGTGGGCGCGGGAGCGCGCGTGGGCCACGGCGACGACATGACGCCCAACCAGGACGAACCCACGCACCTCTTCTCCGGCATCACCCTGGTAGGGAAGCGCGCGCGCATTCCGCCGAATGAGACCATTGGCCGCAATTGCAAGGTCATGCCTGGAGCGCGGGAGAGCGACTTCCCCGGCCCGTCTGTCCAGAGCGGCGCCACTGTGGAGGCCAGAACGCAGACGTCGCCATTCCGGGTGTGA
- a CDS encoding valine--tRNA ligase, which yields MQTPREELPKAYDSSAVEQRLYQTWTERGYFTPHIDRSKKPFVIIMPPPNVTGELHLGHALTATLEDTMVRWHRMLGEPTLWLPGTDHAGIATQVVVEKELAKEKQNRHQMGREKFQQRVWEWVRKYGSAITEQHKRLGASCDWSRNRFTLDPGPSKAVLTTFVNLYRKGLIYRGERITNWCPRCATALSDLETDHEETQSHLWHIRYPLADGSGFVTVATTRPETLLGDTAVAVNPKDPRYEGMVGRRVVVPAVKREIPIIGDDAVDMSFGTGALKVTPAHDPVDFEIAQRHGLPAINVMRLDATLNENAGPYQGMERFECRKRIVADLERDGLMVKIEPHVHAVGHCQRCKTIVEPVLSKQWFVKMEPLAKPAIKAVESGATKIIPERFTKVYLNWMNNIRDWCISRQLWWGHRIPVWYCDDCAKLTVQVETPERCTHCGSTKLAQDPDVLDTWFSSALWPHSTLGWPDKTEDLQYYYPTAVMETGYDILFFWVARMIMMGLENTGKTPFQTVYLHGLIRDEQGDKMSKVRGNVINPLTTTKQYGTDALRFALTTGTTPGNDVRLGAPRLESARNFANKIWNASRFVVMSIDQPVRLERFDTPPSGLHREDRWILSRLNQVVARANQLFAEFQFGEAEREMYEFLWGEFCDWYIEMAKIRLRQQDGSPSPLPVLVHTLEKMMRLLHPVMPFITEEVWQTLGKRLQPDPQRTESVMIAPYPVANERLADAAAEREMTLVLDVVRAIRNARAEYRVEPNKTVDAIVEVEEGPSLLGRTLEDESAAMRVLARVGNLRVVGKGERPQDMGPAFTAVLASAVVYVPLAGVVDIDAERARLHKEQAETQEAMARLEGRLNNEQFTSKAPAEVVEKERERLASMQGKVRNTQERLQELG from the coding sequence TTGCAGACCCCACGGGAAGAACTGCCCAAGGCCTACGACTCGAGCGCCGTGGAGCAGCGGCTCTACCAGACCTGGACTGAGCGCGGCTACTTCACGCCCCACATAGACAGATCGAAGAAACCCTTCGTCATCATCATGCCGCCGCCCAACGTGACGGGCGAGTTGCACCTGGGCCACGCCCTGACCGCCACCCTGGAAGACACGATGGTGCGCTGGCACCGGATGCTCGGCGAGCCGACCCTGTGGCTGCCGGGCACCGACCACGCCGGCATCGCCACGCAGGTGGTCGTCGAGAAGGAGCTGGCGAAAGAGAAGCAAAACCGCCACCAGATGGGCCGCGAGAAGTTCCAGCAGCGCGTCTGGGAGTGGGTGCGCAAGTACGGGAGCGCCATCACCGAGCAGCACAAGCGGCTCGGCGCCTCCTGCGACTGGTCCCGCAACCGCTTCACCCTCGACCCCGGCCCCAGCAAGGCCGTGCTCACCACCTTCGTCAACCTGTATCGCAAGGGCCTCATCTACCGCGGCGAGCGCATCACCAACTGGTGCCCGCGCTGCGCTACCGCCCTCTCGGACCTGGAGACAGACCACGAGGAGACCCAGAGCCACCTCTGGCACATACGCTATCCCCTGGCCGACGGCAGCGGCTTCGTGACCGTCGCGACGACGCGCCCGGAGACGCTGCTCGGCGACACGGCGGTGGCCGTGAATCCCAAGGACCCGCGCTACGAGGGCATGGTCGGGCGCAGGGTGGTCGTCCCCGCCGTCAAGCGCGAGATACCCATCATCGGCGACGACGCGGTGGACATGTCCTTCGGCACAGGCGCGCTGAAGGTGACGCCCGCCCACGACCCCGTTGACTTCGAGATAGCCCAGCGCCACGGCCTGCCCGCCATCAACGTCATGCGCCTGGACGCCACGCTGAACGAGAACGCGGGGCCGTACCAGGGCATGGAGCGCTTCGAGTGCCGCAAGCGCATTGTGGCGGACCTGGAGCGGGACGGGCTGATGGTCAAGATAGAGCCGCACGTCCACGCGGTGGGCCACTGCCAGCGGTGCAAGACGATAGTGGAGCCTGTCCTCTCCAAGCAGTGGTTCGTGAAGATGGAGCCGCTCGCGAAGCCCGCCATCAAAGCGGTGGAGAGCGGCGCGACGAAAATTATCCCGGAGCGCTTCACCAAAGTCTATCTCAACTGGATGAACAACATCCGCGACTGGTGCATCAGCCGCCAGCTCTGGTGGGGGCACCGCATACCCGTCTGGTACTGCGACGACTGCGCCAAGCTGACGGTGCAGGTGGAGACGCCGGAGCGCTGCACCCACTGCGGCTCGACGAAACTGGCCCAGGACCCGGACGTGCTGGACACGTGGTTCAGCTCCGCGCTCTGGCCGCACTCCACGCTCGGCTGGCCGGACAAGACCGAGGACCTGCAATACTACTACCCCACCGCGGTCATGGAGACGGGCTACGACATCCTGTTCTTCTGGGTCGCCCGCATGATCATGATGGGACTGGAGAACACAGGCAAGACGCCTTTCCAAACCGTCTATCTGCACGGCCTGATCCGCGACGAACAGGGCGACAAGATGAGCAAGGTCCGGGGAAACGTCATCAACCCCCTGACCACCACAAAGCAGTATGGCACGGACGCCCTCCGCTTCGCGCTGACCACGGGCACGACGCCAGGGAACGACGTGCGCCTGGGCGCGCCGAGACTGGAGTCGGCCCGCAACTTCGCGAACAAGATATGGAACGCATCGCGCTTCGTCGTCATGAGCATTGACCAGCCTGTGCGTTTGGAACGCTTCGACACGCCGCCGTCCGGCCTGCATCGCGAGGACCGGTGGATTCTCAGTCGGCTGAACCAGGTGGTGGCACGCGCCAACCAGCTCTTCGCCGAGTTCCAGTTCGGCGAGGCCGAGCGGGAGATGTACGAGTTCTTGTGGGGCGAGTTCTGCGACTGGTACATCGAGATGGCGAAGATACGCCTGCGCCAACAGGACGGGTCGCCCTCGCCGCTGCCCGTGCTTGTGCACACGCTGGAGAAGATGATGCGCCTGCTCCACCCGGTGATGCCCTTCATCACCGAGGAGGTCTGGCAGACCCTGGGCAAGCGCCTCCAGCCCGACCCTCAGCGGACGGAGTCCGTGATGATAGCGCCCTACCCCGTCGCGAACGAGCGCCTGGCGGACGCCGCCGCCGAACGCGAGATGACGCTCGTGCTGGACGTGGTGCGGGCCATCCGCAACGCTCGCGCGGAGTACCGCGTGGAGCCGAACAAGACCGTGGACGCCATTGTGGAGGTGGAGGAGGGGCCGTCCCTCCTGGGAAGGACACTGGAAGACGAGTCGGCGGCCATGCGCGTTCTTGCGCGCGTCGGCAACCTGCGCGTCGTCGGCAAGGGCGAGCGCCCGCAGGACATGGGACCCGCGTTCACCGCGGTGCTGGCGTCGGCGGTGGTGTACGTGCCGCTGGCGGGCGTGGTGGACATTGACGCGGAGCGCGCGCGGCTGCACAAGGAGCAGGCGGAGACGCAGGAGGCGATGGCGCGGCTGGAGGGCCGGTTGAACAACGAGCAGTTCACGAGCAAGGCCCCCGCCGAGGTCGTCGAGAAGGAACGCGAGCGGCTGGCGTCGATGCAGGGCAAGGTACGGAACACGCAGGAACGGCTGCAGGAGCTGGGATAA
- a CDS encoding LLM class F420-dependent oxidoreductase — translation MRLGAIFPQTEIGADPGVIREYAQTVEGLGYHHLGVYDHVLGANPASRPGWQGAYTHREMFHEPFVLFGYLAAVAPRLELVTEILVLPQRQTALVAKQAAEVDILTGGRLRLGVGIGWNAVEFEALGEDFHTRGRRVEEQVRVLRALWTNELVTIKGRWHTITDTGINPLPVQRPIPVWMGGTADAALRRIARIADGWFPREGPTDRGKARLEAFRAYAREAGRDPASIGVEGRISVARRTPDEWMAEASAWRTLGTTHIAVNTMGAGFRSVRDHLNALRQFKEAATPLI, via the coding sequence ATGCGACTTGGTGCTATTTTCCCTCAGACGGAGATCGGCGCGGACCCGGGCGTCATCCGCGAGTATGCCCAGACGGTGGAGGGGCTTGGCTATCACCACCTGGGCGTCTATGACCACGTCCTCGGCGCCAATCCGGCCTCACGGCCCGGCTGGCAGGGCGCCTACACGCACAGGGAGATGTTCCACGAGCCGTTCGTTCTTTTCGGCTATCTCGCCGCCGTCGCGCCCAGGCTGGAGCTTGTCACGGAGATACTAGTCCTGCCGCAGCGCCAGACGGCGCTCGTCGCCAAGCAGGCCGCCGAGGTGGACATCCTCACCGGCGGCCGCCTTCGCCTGGGCGTCGGCATCGGATGGAACGCCGTGGAGTTCGAGGCCCTCGGCGAGGACTTCCACACTCGTGGACGCCGCGTGGAGGAGCAGGTGCGCGTGCTTCGCGCGCTGTGGACGAACGAGCTTGTGACGATCAAAGGGCGCTGGCACACCATCACCGACACAGGCATCAATCCGCTGCCCGTCCAGAGGCCGATTCCGGTCTGGATGGGCGGGACCGCGGACGCGGCGCTGAGGCGCATCGCGCGCATCGCCGACGGATGGTTCCCCCGCGAGGGGCCTACCGACAGGGGAAAGGCGCGACTGGAGGCGTTCCGTGCGTATGCGCGCGAGGCGGGACGGGACCCCGCGAGCATCGGCGTAGAGGGCCGCATCAGCGTCGCCCGGCGCACGCCGGACGAGTGGATGGCGGAGGCGTCGGCGTGGCGCACCCTCGGCACGACGCATATCGCGGTCAACACCATGGGCGCGGGATTCCGGTCCGTCCGCGACCATCTGAACGCGCTGCGCCAGTTTAAAGAAGCAGCCACACCCCTTATCTAA
- a CDS encoding MmgE/PrpD family protein, with product MSLEARIAKHAAAVRFEDLPREAVDAAKKEILWALGTSVAGAGATGSEMVLTVVRELSRGCTGDATIIGYEERAPALLAGFANGVFAKAVEYEDKHWFGNTHAYAIGVAVVPAAFAVGEHLGGVDGKALVNAVAVATDVQARLVNGAPNAIKTPFNATYMFSHFGATIAAAKLLRLTEEQMIDALGIAYTQAAGTFQAHHEGTLAVRMQMGFCVRNGVFAALMARAGIDGPHQFLTGRSGLYPSFYKECAEEAIVKDLGAMFWGTRLGFKGYPCCAAMHQALDAMFQVKQAHKIRPEQVVAVDVYGSPSMAITCAPIEEKRRPRNHVEQEFSLPWAAACALTDDRLDLSHFQDAALKDAAKMALARKVTAHTDPKDAQVYAVVTLTDGRKLTSARIGPPTGHPDKPIPLAELIRRYDDCVTYSPRPLAHEKTKRARDLVLALPDVPDATEAIKLLA from the coding sequence ATGAGCCTGGAAGCGCGTATCGCCAAACACGCCGCCGCGGTGCGATTCGAGGACTTGCCCAGGGAAGCAGTGGATGCGGCGAAGAAAGAAATACTGTGGGCGCTGGGCACCTCCGTCGCGGGCGCGGGCGCGACCGGCTCTGAGATGGTGCTGACAGTGGTGCGCGAGCTCAGCCGAGGTTGCACCGGCGACGCTACCATCATTGGGTACGAAGAGCGGGCGCCGGCGCTGCTGGCGGGCTTCGCCAACGGAGTGTTCGCCAAGGCCGTCGAATACGAGGACAAGCACTGGTTTGGCAACACGCACGCCTACGCCATCGGCGTCGCGGTGGTGCCCGCGGCCTTCGCTGTTGGCGAGCATCTGGGCGGTGTTGATGGCAAGGCGCTGGTCAATGCCGTGGCGGTGGCGACGGATGTTCAGGCGCGCCTCGTCAATGGGGCGCCCAATGCCATCAAAACGCCCTTCAACGCCACCTATATGTTCTCGCACTTCGGGGCGACTATCGCGGCGGCCAAGCTCCTTCGCTTGACGGAAGAGCAGATGATTGATGCCCTGGGTATCGCCTATACACAGGCGGCGGGCACCTTTCAGGCCCATCACGAAGGAACCCTGGCCGTCCGCATGCAGATGGGCTTCTGCGTTCGCAATGGCGTCTTCGCCGCGCTCATGGCGAGGGCCGGCATAGATGGCCCCCACCAGTTCCTGACCGGGCGCAGTGGCCTGTACCCAAGCTTCTATAAGGAGTGCGCTGAAGAAGCCATCGTGAAAGACCTGGGGGCTATGTTCTGGGGAACGAGGCTGGGCTTCAAGGGCTATCCCTGCTGCGCCGCCATGCACCAGGCCCTGGATGCGATGTTCCAGGTGAAGCAGGCCCATAAGATCAGGCCGGAGCAGGTCGTGGCCGTTGACGTCTACGGCTCCCCCAGCATGGCTATTACCTGTGCACCAATTGAGGAGAAGCGGCGCCCACGGAATCACGTGGAGCAGGAGTTCAGCCTGCCGTGGGCGGCGGCCTGCGCCCTGACAGACGACCGTCTCGACCTGAGCCACTTCCAGGACGCCGCTCTGAAGGACGCGGCGAAGATGGCCCTCGCGCGGAAAGTCACCGCACACACAGACCCGAAGGACGCCCAAGTCTATGCGGTTGTCACGCTGACCGATGGCCGGAAGCTCACGTCGGCGCGCATAGGCCCGCCAACGGGGCACCCCGATAAGCCGATTCCCCTTGCGGAGCTTATCAGACGCTACGACGACTGTGTGACATACAGCCCCCGGCCTCTGGCTCACGAGAAGACAAAGCGAGCAAGAGACCTGGTGCTGGCGCTTCCGGACGTTCCGGACGCAACGGAGGCGATAAAGCTGCTTGCCTGA